In Mytilus edulis chromosome 4, xbMytEdul2.2, whole genome shotgun sequence, the following proteins share a genomic window:
- the LOC139521032 gene encoding perlucin-like, translating into MSSVYRLLVCLVVNIISTAYGDCPDGFLVHKESCYKEFGIRATWAEASMICKVYGGYLANIDTDQEQLYVASYLARLGKDAFIPGKFWLGGSDIQTEGIWVWTHGNDQFVFTNWQSGEPSNSQGIENCVEFEFSTNFKWNDNDCQDRLNFLCEIPSNQPQIIG; encoded by the exons ATGTCTTCTGTCTACAGACTACTGGTTTGTTTAGTGGTTAATATAATCAGTACCG CATATGGTGATTGCCCGGATGGATTTCTCGTCCACAAAGAATCATGTTATAAAGAATTTGGAATTAGAGCTACTTGGGCTGAAGCATCC atGATATGCAAAGTTTATGGTGGGTATTTAGCTAACATCGACACTGACCAAGAACAACTTTACGTTGCAAGCTACTTAGCAAGGTTAGGGAAAG ATGCATTCATACCTGGAAAGTTCTGGTTAGGAGGATCTGATATTCAGACAGAGGGAATATGGGTATGGACACATGGTAATGACCAATTTGTTTTCACTAATTGGCAGTCAGGAGAACCAAGTAATAGTCAAGGCATAGAGAATTGTGTGGAGTTCGAATTTTCTACTAACTTTAAATGGAATGACAATGACTGTCAGGATAGACTTAACTTTCTGTGTGAAATACC GTCAAACCAACCACAGATAATTGGATGA